The following DNA comes from Terriglobales bacterium.
ATCGGCCAGCACCGCGCCGATCACCTCGGTCATGCGCAGCAGGGAATCGTTCTCGATGCCTTTGGTGGCGCTGACGAAGAGCATCTCCGGGCGCAGGTGCGGCTTCATCTGCCGGAAGAGGCGGCGGGTGTGGTGCGAGGGCATCACGCTGACCACGATGTGGGCGCCGTCGAGGACGTGGGCGAAGTCGTTGGAGGCGGTGACGGCGTCGGGGATCTTCTGGCCGGCGAGGAACAGGTCGTTCACGTGGCGGGAGTTGACCGACTCGCACACCTCTTTTTCGTACGCCCAGAGGCGGATGCGGTGGCCGCCTTTGCGGCCGAGAGCGATGCAGAGGGCGGTGCCCCAGGCGCCGGCACCGATGACGGCGATGTTCATGCGCGCGTCCTCTTGAGCTCGAAACGGTGCTCGGTGCCGGCGAGGAGGCGGCGGATATTGGCGTGGTGCTTGAGGATGATGAGGGCCGAGGCGGCGATCATGGCAGCCAGCACACCGGGAGAATTCTTTTCGCCATTAAGGAGCCACGCGAAGACAGGGAATGCGGCAGCCGCGAGGATGGAGCCGAGCGACACATAGCGGAACACGATCACGACCGCCGCGAAGATCACCAGAGCGATCAGGACAGCTTTTGGAGCCAAAGCCAGGAACGATCCAACCCCGGTGGCGACTCCCTTGCCGCCATTGAACCGCAGCCAGACGGGGAAGATGTGCCCGAGAATGGCGAATAAGGCTGCAATCGCAAGGGCGAGGTACCACTGTTGAGGGAAAGAGTTCGGCTTCACCCATGACGGCCTAGACACATTCGAGGCGAAGAAGGTGAACGATCCGGGAATGAGATACAGCGCAACCTGAACGGCTAAGAAGCCTTTGGCAGCATCGAGGAACAACGTTGCAAATCCCAGTAACGGCGATTTGCGGGCGACGTTGGTGGCGCCGATGTTGCCGCTGCCGATGGCGCGGACGTCCTCGCCGCGAAAGATGCGGACGAG
Coding sequences within:
- a CDS encoding 2-dehydropantoate 2-reductase N-terminal domain-containing protein, encoding MNIAVIGAGAWGTALCIALGRKGGHRIRLWAYEKEVCESVNSRHVNDLFLAGQKIPDAVTASNDFAHVLDGAHIVVSVMPSHHTRRLFRQMKPHLRPEMLFVSATKGIENDSLLRMTEVIGAVLADKFHPRLGAMSGPSFAKEVAKGDPTAIAIASTDAELGCLV
- the plsY gene encoding glycerol-3-phosphate 1-O-acyltransferase PlsY, giving the protein MLTIYIIVAAVAYLLGSIPFGYILVRIFRGEDVRAIGSGNIGATNVARKSPLLGFATLFLDAAKGFLAVQVALYLIPGSFTFFASNVSRPSWVKPNSFPQQWYLALAIAALFAILGHIFPVWLRFNGGKGVATGVGSFLALAPKAVLIALVIFAAVVIVFRYVSLGSILAAAAFPVFAWLLNGEKNSPGVLAAMIAASALIILKHHANIRRLLAGTEHRFELKRTRA